A DNA window from Betta splendens chromosome 6, fBetSpl5.4, whole genome shotgun sequence contains the following coding sequences:
- the rpl4 gene encoding 60S ribosomal protein L4, producing MACSRPLISVYSEKGESSGKNVVMPAVFRAPIRPDVVNFVHTNMRKNNRQPYAVSELAGHQTSAESWGTGRAVARIPRVRGGGTHRSGQGAFGNMCRGGRMFAPTKTWRRWHRRINVTQKRYAICSALAASAIPALVLSKGHRIEEIPEVPLVVEDKVEGYKKTKEAVLLLKKLKAWNDIKKVYASQRMRAGKGKMRNRRRIQRRGPCIIYNQDAGVTKAFRNIPGITLQNVNQLNLLRLAPGGHVGRFCIWTESAFRKLDELYGTWRKHSTLKKDYNLPMHKMTNTDLTRILKSEVIQKALRAPNRKKNRRVLKKNPLKNFRIMIKLNPYAMTARRHAILKHDPKIKAKMLKRKSPKKKPAKKVPAAPKA from the exons ATG GCCTGCTCCCGACCCTTGATCTCGGTTTATTCCGAGAAAGGAGAATCATCAGGCAAAAATGTTGTCATGCCTGCTGTGTTTCGGGCTCCAATTCGCCCTGATGTTGTGAATTTTGTTCACACCAACATGCGCAAGAACAACCGTCAGCCTTATGCAGTCAGTGAACTTGCAG gcCACCAGACTAGTGCAGAGTCCTGGGGTACTGGAAGAGCTGTGGCCCGTATTCCCCGCGTGAGGGGTGGCGGTACCCACCGCTCTGGCCAGGGTGCTTTTGGGaat ATGTGTCGTGGAGGACGGATGTTTGCCCCCACAAAGACCTGGCGCCGCTGGCACCGTAGGATCAACGTGACCCAAAAGCGCTATGCCATCTGCTCTGCCCTGGCTGCTTCTGCTATTCCTGCACTTGTCCTGTCCAAAG GACACCGCATTGAGGAAATCCCAGAGGTGCCACTGGTGGTTGAAGACAAAGTTGAGGGTTACAAGAAGACCAAGGAGGCAGTGCTCTTGCTGAAGAAGCTTAAAGCATGGAATGACATCAAGAAG GTCTATGCTTCTCAGCGTATGCGTGCTGGTAAGGGTAAGATGAGGAACCGCAGACGAATCCAACGCAGAGGGCCATGCATTATCTACAACCAAGATGCTGGCGTCACCAAAGCCTTCAGAAATATCCCAG GCATCACACTGCAGAATGTGAACCAACTGAACCTCCTGAGGCTTGCCCCTGGAGGTCACGTTGGACGCTTCTGTATCTGGACTGAGAGCGCTTTCCGCAAGCTGGATGAGCTGTACGGCACCTGGCGTAAACATTCTACCTTGAAGAAAGATTACAA CCTGCCAATGCACAAGATGACCAACACAGACCTGACCAGAATTCTCAAGAGTGAAGTAATCCAGAAAGCACTTCGTGCACCAAA TAGGAAGAAGAACCGCAGAGTGCTGAAGAAGAATCCCCTAAAGAACTTTAGGATAATGATTAAACTCAACCCGTATGCCATGACAGCAAGACGTCATGCCATCCTAAAGCATGACCCTAAA ATCAAGGCTAAGATGCTGAAGCGTAAGAGCCCCAAGAAGAAACCTGCAAAGAAGGTGCCAGCTGCACCCAAGGCATAA
- the zwilch gene encoding protein zwilch homolog: protein MGSKVISTATEFYHVLRSLQDAECNDPCIFEEEIQILKTNGDRIAVNMYSGNQPVFIFENYVPKLNHDDQMTETSDCIDGNAEDTGNDASLFPTDLRPQPLTVMKARQLLSLYTLSQNTSVSVVDSTAAPLHPMWVRCDMSDPAGTAWLGAEIVSMGTKASGVRLYSVTCKGSTVDKTSLVSLDALKQEHKKRHHPFSMTIKGSARFSLFGSTNVENTIIESKSRVTVDLKWTHVESILEIPPLSSTATLNIKIASGDMRSPVFEMYMELEFLQTLADGLRTGETEWMEPLETTSAVNLTKAYLEELQSTARTLQEQAEKSGEVTKPKSETDTTVFNSLLVRGDLDFVEQLWVRMRKSVTSFQDIEDCLKLVIEALRYGDIKPWIHGDSSSSLSKLILQSYHQQIGRVSLSGVTPIHMLLEMGLDKIRKDYINYLIGEQLTTLKHLSYYLSTEVDLQEQVIRIRKLHHLLEIIVTCGTFLELPYDRLFLLTQSCLQHYKTHPYDEDHEFKLQIKPALISHFYQKENPVVWGVEVSSGHGSREVRTSLQLSDRPLVDHVIFETALPNETMNGESEDPEFFSTMVCCSLINFP from the exons ATGGGCTCAAAAGTCATATCGACTGCCACGGAGTTTTATCATGTTCTTCG ATCCCTCCAGGATGCGGAGTGCAACGATCCGTGTATATTTGAG GAGGAGATTCAAATACTGAAGACGAATGGAGACAGAATTGCTGTGAATATGTACTCTGGCAACCAGCCAGTGTTCATCTTTGAGAATTAT GTACCAAAATTAAACCACGATGACCAAATGACTGAAACATCAGACTGTATTGATGGTAATGCTGAGGATACAGGCAATGATGCCAGTTTATTCCCAACAGATCTGCGACCGCAGCCACTCACAGTAATGAAAGCAAG GCAGCTGCTGTCTCTGTACACGTTATCTCAGAATACCAGTGTGTCAGTTGTGGACAGCACCGCTGCACCACTACATCCTATGTGGGTGCGATGTGACATGTCTGATCCTGCTGGGACAGCTTGGTTAGGGGCTGAAATTGTGTCTATGGGCACTAAAGCATCTGGTGTTCGATTATACTCTGTTACCTGCAAAG GCTCAACTGTAGACAAAACATCCCTCGTATCCTTAGATGCTCTGAAACAAGAGCACAAGAAAAGGCATCACCCATTCTCT ATGACAATTAAAGGCAGTGCCAGGTTCAGCTTGTTTGGCTCCACCAATGTTGAAAACACCATAATTGAGTCGAAGAGCAGGGTGACAGTGGATTTAAAATGGACTCATGTGGAGAGTATTCTTGAAATACCACCCTTGTCTTCTACAGCCACACTA AATATTAAAATTGCCAGCGGAGACATGAGGAGCCCAGTGTTTGAGATGTACATGGAGCTGGAGTTTCTTCAG ACTCTTGCAGATGGTTTAAGAACTGGTGAGACTGAATGGATGGAACCGTTGGAAACAACATCGGCTGTAAATCTGACCAAGGCCTACCTAGAAG AACTTCAGAGCACAGCAAGGACTCTGCAGGAGCAGGCTGAAAAATCAGGGGAG GTCACGAAGCCAAAGTCTGAGACAGACACTACAGTTTTCAATTCCCTCTTGGTACGAGGGGATTTGGATtttgtggagcagctgtgggTTCGCATGAGAAAAA GTGTAACTTCATTTCAAGACATTGAGGACTGTTTAAAATTGGTTATAGAAGCTCTGCGATATGGAGACATCAAACCCTGG attcatggagacagcagcagctccctcagtAAACTTATCCTGCAGTCTTACCACCAGCAGATTGGTCGTGTGTCTCTCTCAGGTGTTACCCCTATTCACATGCTGCTAGAGATGGGCCTGGACAAAATCAGAAAGGATTACATTAACTACCTCATTG GTGAACAGTTGACGACTCTAAAACATCTG AGTTATTACCTGAGTACAGAGGTTGATCTGCAGGAGCAAGTAATCCGGATCAGAAAATTACACCATCTGCTGGAAATAATAGTGACCTGCGGCACATTCCTGGAGTTGCCCTACGACAGGCTGTTCCTCCttacaca ATCATGTTTGCAGCACTATAAAACCCACCCCTATGATGAGGACCATGAATTTAAACTCCAAATCAAACCAGCCCTGATCAGCCATTTCTACCAGAA AGAAAATCCAGTCGTGTGGGGCGTCGAGGTATCCAGTGGCCACGGTTCCCGTGAAGTTAGGACATCTTTGCAGCTCAGTGACAGACCACTGGTTGATCATGTCATCTTTGAGACAG ctttgcCAAATGAAACCATGAATGGGGAGAGTGAGGATCCAGAGTTCTTCTCCACCATGGTGTGCTGTAGTCTTATCAACTTCCCATGa
- the lctlb gene encoding lactase-like b isoform X1, which produces MLRSCVFTVCYVFMLVLRLSAAEDFDWTKNDHSSFYYGTFPTGFSWGAGSSAYQTEGAWDKDGKGLSIWDVFSHKKGRIQHNETGDSSCEGYYKVKDDVSLMKELKLNHYRFSISWPRIMPTGVKSDHVNEKGIQYYDDLIDHLLDNQITPIVTLYHWDLPQVLQEKYGGWQNISMVNYFNEFANLCFERFGNRVKHWITFNNPWSVAVEGYETGEHAPGVRLSGTGAYRAAHHIIKAHAKVWHTYDTQWRTKQRGLVGISLAGDWGEPVDLSSQKDIEAAERYVQFYLGWFATPIFHGDYPQVMKDFIGRKSVQQGLGTSRLPAFSPQEKSYIKGTCDFLGVGHFTTRYITHKNNPSGRASSSYFTDRDVAELVDPRWPDPGSEWLYAVPWGFRRLLNFVKTQYGNPIIYVTENGVSEKMLCTELCDEWRIQYYKDYINEMLKAIKDGVSVKGYTAWSLLDKFEWDEGYSERFGLFYVDFRNKNKPRYPKASVQFYKRIISSNGFPNQREVENWRRKAVETCSSSNQLLAAEEQRSTAANILRLIHDPLTSHMEMVTEIVVPTVCTLSILLSAIFLMFLLRRRN; this is translated from the exons ATGCTGCGCTCCTGCGTCTTCACTGTATGCTATGTGTTTATGCTGGTGCTGCGTCTGTCTGCGGCTGAGGACTTCGACTGGACAAAGAACGACCACAGTTCCTTCTATTATGGCACTTTTCCAACTG GATTTTCGTGGGGTGCCGGCAGTTCAGCCTATCAAACAGAAGGAGCCTGGGACAAAGATGGAAAAGGACTGAGCATCTGGGACGTGTTCAGTCACAAAAAAGGCAGAATCCAACACAACGAGACCGGGGATTCGTCTTGTGAGGGCTACTATAAAGTCAAG GACGATGTTTCTctgatgaaggagctgaagctgaaccaCTATCGCTTCTCAATATCATGGCCCAGAATCATGCCCACTGGAGTAAAGT CTGATCATGTCAATGAAAAAGGAATACAGTACTATGACGACCTTATCGATCATCTGCTGGACAATCAGATCACGCCTATAGTCACTCTGTATCACTGGGATCTTCCACAG GTTTTACAGGAAAAATATGGTGGATGGCAGAATATAAGCATGGTCAACTATTTCAATGAATTTGCCAACCTGTGCTTTGAAAGATTTGGCAACCGGGTCAAGCATTGGATCACTTTCAACAATCCATGG TCGGTGGCGGTTGAAGGCTATGAGACAGGTGAGCATGCGCCTGGAGTGAGGCTGAGCGGAACAGGAGCGTACAGAGCCGCACATCACATCATTAAG GCACATGCCAAGGTTTGGCACACCTATGATACACAGTGGAGGACAAAGCAAAGAG GTCTAGTCGGCATTTCTctggctggagactggggagaACCGGTGGATCTCAGCAGCCAGAAAGACATTGAGGCAGCAGAGAGATATGTCCAGTTCTACCTGGGCTGGTTCGCCACGCCGATCTTTCATGGAGACTACCCCCAAGTgatgaaagactttattg gaaggaagagcgTCCAGCAGGGCCTGGGTACGTCTCGCCTGCCCGCGTTCTCCCCCCAGGAGAAGAGCTACATCAAGGGGACCTGCGACTTTCTCGGTGTCGGTCATTTCACCACCCGCTACATTACGCACAAGAACAACCCATCGGGCCGCGCGAGCAGCAGCTACTTCACGGACCGCGACGTGGCCGAGCTGGTGGACCCGCGGTGGCCGGACCCGGGGTCGGAGTGGCTGTACGCCGTGCCCTGGGGCTTCAGACGCCTGCTCAACTTTGTCAAG actCAGTACGGAAATCCTATAATTTATGTGACGGAGAATGGAGTCTCTGAGAAGATGCTATGCACAGAGCTGTGCGACGAATGGAGGATACAGTATTATAAAGACTATATCAATGAGATGCTAAAAG CTATTAAAGATGGGGTCAGTGTGAAGGGATACACCGCATGGTCGCTGCTGGACAAGTTTGAGTGGGATGAAGGCTACTCTGAGAGGTTTGGCTTGTTCTACGTGGACTtcaggaacaaaaacaagccTCGCTACCCCAAAGCTTCTGTTCAGTTCTACAAACGCATTATCAGCTCCAACGGTTTCCCCAATCAGAGAGAG GTGGAGAactggaggaggaaggctgTGGAGACCTGTTCTTCGAGCAACCAGCTCCTTGCTGCAG AGGAACAGCGGAGTACTGCTGCCAATATTCTAAGACTTATTCATG ACCCTTTGACCAGCCACATGGAGATGGTGACCGAGATTGTGGTTCCCACCGTGTGCACCCTCTCTATTTTGCTCAGCGCCATCTTCCTTATGTTCCTGCTGAGGAGAAGGAACTAG
- the lctlb gene encoding lactase-like b isoform X3 yields the protein MLRSCVFTVCYVFMLVLRLSAAEDFDWTKNDHSSFYYGTFPTGFSWGAGSSAYQTEGAWDKDGKGLSIWDVFSHKKGRIQHNETGDSSCEGYYKVKDDVSLMKELKLNHYRFSISWPRIMPTGVKSDHVNEKGIQYYDDLIDHLLDNQITPIVTLYHWDLPQVLQEKYGGWQNISMVNYFNEFANLCFERFGNRVKHWITFNNPWSVAVEGYETGEHAPGVRLSGTGAYRAAHHIIKAHAKVWHTYDTQWRTKQRGLVGISLAGDWGEPVDLSSQKDIEAAERYVQFYLGWFATPIFHGDYPQVMKDFIGRKSVQQGLGTSRLPAFSPQEKSYIKGTCDFLGVGHFTTRYITHKNNPSGRASSSYFTDRDVAELVDPRWPDPGSEWLYAVPWGFRRLLNFVKTQYGNPIIYVTENGVSEKMLCTELCDEWRIQYYKDYINEMLKAIKDGVSVKGYTAWSLLDKFEWDEGYSERFGLFYVDFRNKNKPRYPKASVQFYKRIISSNGFPNQREVENWRRKAVETCSSSNQLLAAARRKSKEHAELPKVWPVHDEV from the exons ATGCTGCGCTCCTGCGTCTTCACTGTATGCTATGTGTTTATGCTGGTGCTGCGTCTGTCTGCGGCTGAGGACTTCGACTGGACAAAGAACGACCACAGTTCCTTCTATTATGGCACTTTTCCAACTG GATTTTCGTGGGGTGCCGGCAGTTCAGCCTATCAAACAGAAGGAGCCTGGGACAAAGATGGAAAAGGACTGAGCATCTGGGACGTGTTCAGTCACAAAAAAGGCAGAATCCAACACAACGAGACCGGGGATTCGTCTTGTGAGGGCTACTATAAAGTCAAG GACGATGTTTCTctgatgaaggagctgaagctgaaccaCTATCGCTTCTCAATATCATGGCCCAGAATCATGCCCACTGGAGTAAAGT CTGATCATGTCAATGAAAAAGGAATACAGTACTATGACGACCTTATCGATCATCTGCTGGACAATCAGATCACGCCTATAGTCACTCTGTATCACTGGGATCTTCCACAG GTTTTACAGGAAAAATATGGTGGATGGCAGAATATAAGCATGGTCAACTATTTCAATGAATTTGCCAACCTGTGCTTTGAAAGATTTGGCAACCGGGTCAAGCATTGGATCACTTTCAACAATCCATGG TCGGTGGCGGTTGAAGGCTATGAGACAGGTGAGCATGCGCCTGGAGTGAGGCTGAGCGGAACAGGAGCGTACAGAGCCGCACATCACATCATTAAG GCACATGCCAAGGTTTGGCACACCTATGATACACAGTGGAGGACAAAGCAAAGAG GTCTAGTCGGCATTTCTctggctggagactggggagaACCGGTGGATCTCAGCAGCCAGAAAGACATTGAGGCAGCAGAGAGATATGTCCAGTTCTACCTGGGCTGGTTCGCCACGCCGATCTTTCATGGAGACTACCCCCAAGTgatgaaagactttattg gaaggaagagcgTCCAGCAGGGCCTGGGTACGTCTCGCCTGCCCGCGTTCTCCCCCCAGGAGAAGAGCTACATCAAGGGGACCTGCGACTTTCTCGGTGTCGGTCATTTCACCACCCGCTACATTACGCACAAGAACAACCCATCGGGCCGCGCGAGCAGCAGCTACTTCACGGACCGCGACGTGGCCGAGCTGGTGGACCCGCGGTGGCCGGACCCGGGGTCGGAGTGGCTGTACGCCGTGCCCTGGGGCTTCAGACGCCTGCTCAACTTTGTCAAG actCAGTACGGAAATCCTATAATTTATGTGACGGAGAATGGAGTCTCTGAGAAGATGCTATGCACAGAGCTGTGCGACGAATGGAGGATACAGTATTATAAAGACTATATCAATGAGATGCTAAAAG CTATTAAAGATGGGGTCAGTGTGAAGGGATACACCGCATGGTCGCTGCTGGACAAGTTTGAGTGGGATGAAGGCTACTCTGAGAGGTTTGGCTTGTTCTACGTGGACTtcaggaacaaaaacaagccTCGCTACCCCAAAGCTTCTGTTCAGTTCTACAAACGCATTATCAGCTCCAACGGTTTCCCCAATCAGAGAGAG GTGGAGAactggaggaggaaggctgTGGAGACCTGTTCTTCGAGCAACCAGCTCCTTGCTGCAG CTAGAAGAAAATCCAAGGAACATGCAGAATTGCCAAAGGTTTGGCCAGTGCATGATGAAGTGTAG
- the LOC114857329 gene encoding 60S ribosomal protein L4-like: MSIAGLCIIYNKDAGVTKAFRNVPGITLQNVNQLNLLRLAPGGHVGRFCIWTESAFRKLDELYGTWRKHSTLKKDYNLPMHKMTNTDLTRMLKSEVIQKALRAPNKKLQNR, encoded by the exons ATGAGTATT GCAGGGCTATGCATAATCTACAACAAAGATGCTGGCGTCACCAAAGCCTTCAGAAATGTCCCAG GCATCACACTGCAGAATGTGAACCAGCTGAACCTCCTGAGGCTCGCCCCTGGAGGTCACGTTGGACGCTTCTGTATCTGGACTGAGAGCGCTTTCCGCAAGCTGGATGAGCTGTACGGCACCTGGCGTAAACATTCTACCTTGAAGAAAGATTACAA CCTGCCAATGCACAAGATGACCAACACAGACCTGACCAGAATGCTCAAGAGTGAAGTAATCCAGAAAGCACTTCGTGCACCAAA TAAGAAACTGCAGAACAGATGA
- the map2k1 gene encoding dual specificity mitogen-activated protein kinase kinase 1 isoform X2, with amino-acid sequence MQKRRKPEPIQLNPIPDGNAVNGTGASETNLEALQKKLEELELDEQQRKRLEAFLTQKQKVGELKDDDFEKICELGAGNGGVVFKVSHRPSGLIMARKLIHLEIKPAIRNQIIRELQVLHECNSPYIVGFYGAFYSDGEISICMEHMDGGSLDQSLKKAGKIPEQILGKVSIAVIKGLSYLREKHKIMHRDVKPSNILVNSRGEIKLCDFGVSGQLIDSMANSFVGTRSYMSPERLQGTHYSVQSDIWSMGLSLVEMAIGRFPIPPPDAKELEQIFGCPIEGEVASSESSPKPRPPGRPGSSYGPDSRPPMAIFELLDYIVNEPPPKLPGIFSTDFQDFVNKCLIKNPAERADLKQLMIHPFIKQSEAEQVDFAGWLCSTIGLNKPGTPTHGTAM; translated from the exons ATGCAGAAGAGAAGGAAGCCAGAGCCGATCCAGCTCAACCCGATCCCCGATGGGAACGCCGTTAACGGCACCGGAGCCTCAGA AACCAACTTGGAGGCgctgcagaagaagctggaggagctggagctggatgagcAGCAGCGGAAGCGCCTGGAGGCCTTtctcacacagaagcagaaggtgGGAGAGCTCAAGGACGACGACTTCGAGAAGATCTGCGAGCTGGGCGCCGGCAACGGGGGGGTGGTGTTCAAGGTCTCCCACCGGCCCTCGGGCCTGATCATGGCGAGGAAG CTGATCCACCTGGAGATCAAACCTGCCATCAGGAACCAGATCATTAgggagctgcaggtgctgcacGAGTGTAACTCCCCGTACATCGTGGGCTTTTACGGCGCCTTCTACAGCGACGGAGAGATCAGCATCTGCATGGAGCACATG GACGGCGGCTCTTTGGACCAGTCGCTAAAAAAAGCAGGCAAGATCCCTGAGCAGATCCTTGGCAAAGTCAGCATTGCC GTTATCAAAGGCCTCTCCTACCTGAGGGAGAAACACAAGATCATGCACAGAG ATGTCAAGCCTTCTAACATCCTGGTGAATTCCAGGGGTGAGATCAAGCTGTGCGACTTCGGAGTGAGCGGGCAGCTCATAGACTCCATGGCCAACTCCTTTGTGGGCACTCGCTCCTATATGTCT CCTGAGCGTTTGCAGGGCACTCATTACTCCGTCCAGTCAGACATATGGAGTATGGGTCTGTCCCTGGTGGAAATGGCCATTGGACGCTTCCCTATCCCCCCTCCTGATGCTAAGGAGCTGGAACAGATTTTTGGCTGCCCCATAGAAGGGGAAGTGGCCTCCAGCGAGTCCTCGCCAAAGCCGCGGCCTCCAGGGAGACCAGGAAGCT CGTATGGACCCGACAGCAGACCACCGATGGCAATATTTGAGCTGCTTGATTACATAGTCAatgag CCTCCACCAAAGCTTCCTGGGATTTTTAGCACAGACTTTCAGGACTTTGTCAATAAATG TTTGATCAAGAACCCTGCAGAGAGAGCAGATCTGAAACAGTTAATG ATTCACCCCTTCATCAAGCAGTCGGAGGCCGAGCAGGTGGACTTTGCAGGCTGGTTGTGCAGCACCATTGGACTCAATAAGCCTGGAACACCCACCCATGGAACCGCAATGTAA
- the lctlb gene encoding lactase-like b isoform X2, whose amino-acid sequence MLRSCVFTVCYVFMLVLRLSAAEDFDWTKNDHSSFYYGTFPTGFSWGAGSSAYQTEGAWDKDGKGLSIWDVFSHKKGRIQHNETGDSSCEGYYKVKDDVSLMKELKLNHYRFSISWPRIMPTGVKSDHVNEKGIQYYDDLIDHLLDNQITPIVTLYHWDLPQVLQEKYGGWQNISMVNYFNEFANLCFERFGNRVKHWITFNNPWSVAVEGYETGEHAPGVRLSGTGAYRAAHHIIKAHAKVWHTYDTQWRTKQRGLVGISLAGDWGEPVDLSSQKDIEAAERYVQFYLGWFATPIFHGDYPQVMKDFIGRKSVQQGLGTSRLPAFSPQEKSYIKGTCDFLGVGHFTTRYITHKNNPSGRASSSYFTDRDVAELVDPRWPDPGSEWLYAVPWGFRRLLNFVKTQYGNPIIYVTENGVSEKMLCTELCDEWRIQYYKDYINEMLKAIKDGVSVKGYTAWSLLDKFEWDEGYSERFGLFYVDFRNKNKPRYPKASVQFYKRIISSNGFPNQREVENWRRKAVETCSSSNQLLAADPLTSHMEMVTEIVVPTVCTLSILLSAIFLMFLLRRRN is encoded by the exons ATGCTGCGCTCCTGCGTCTTCACTGTATGCTATGTGTTTATGCTGGTGCTGCGTCTGTCTGCGGCTGAGGACTTCGACTGGACAAAGAACGACCACAGTTCCTTCTATTATGGCACTTTTCCAACTG GATTTTCGTGGGGTGCCGGCAGTTCAGCCTATCAAACAGAAGGAGCCTGGGACAAAGATGGAAAAGGACTGAGCATCTGGGACGTGTTCAGTCACAAAAAAGGCAGAATCCAACACAACGAGACCGGGGATTCGTCTTGTGAGGGCTACTATAAAGTCAAG GACGATGTTTCTctgatgaaggagctgaagctgaaccaCTATCGCTTCTCAATATCATGGCCCAGAATCATGCCCACTGGAGTAAAGT CTGATCATGTCAATGAAAAAGGAATACAGTACTATGACGACCTTATCGATCATCTGCTGGACAATCAGATCACGCCTATAGTCACTCTGTATCACTGGGATCTTCCACAG GTTTTACAGGAAAAATATGGTGGATGGCAGAATATAAGCATGGTCAACTATTTCAATGAATTTGCCAACCTGTGCTTTGAAAGATTTGGCAACCGGGTCAAGCATTGGATCACTTTCAACAATCCATGG TCGGTGGCGGTTGAAGGCTATGAGACAGGTGAGCATGCGCCTGGAGTGAGGCTGAGCGGAACAGGAGCGTACAGAGCCGCACATCACATCATTAAG GCACATGCCAAGGTTTGGCACACCTATGATACACAGTGGAGGACAAAGCAAAGAG GTCTAGTCGGCATTTCTctggctggagactggggagaACCGGTGGATCTCAGCAGCCAGAAAGACATTGAGGCAGCAGAGAGATATGTCCAGTTCTACCTGGGCTGGTTCGCCACGCCGATCTTTCATGGAGACTACCCCCAAGTgatgaaagactttattg gaaggaagagcgTCCAGCAGGGCCTGGGTACGTCTCGCCTGCCCGCGTTCTCCCCCCAGGAGAAGAGCTACATCAAGGGGACCTGCGACTTTCTCGGTGTCGGTCATTTCACCACCCGCTACATTACGCACAAGAACAACCCATCGGGCCGCGCGAGCAGCAGCTACTTCACGGACCGCGACGTGGCCGAGCTGGTGGACCCGCGGTGGCCGGACCCGGGGTCGGAGTGGCTGTACGCCGTGCCCTGGGGCTTCAGACGCCTGCTCAACTTTGTCAAG actCAGTACGGAAATCCTATAATTTATGTGACGGAGAATGGAGTCTCTGAGAAGATGCTATGCACAGAGCTGTGCGACGAATGGAGGATACAGTATTATAAAGACTATATCAATGAGATGCTAAAAG CTATTAAAGATGGGGTCAGTGTGAAGGGATACACCGCATGGTCGCTGCTGGACAAGTTTGAGTGGGATGAAGGCTACTCTGAGAGGTTTGGCTTGTTCTACGTGGACTtcaggaacaaaaacaagccTCGCTACCCCAAAGCTTCTGTTCAGTTCTACAAACGCATTATCAGCTCCAACGGTTTCCCCAATCAGAGAGAG GTGGAGAactggaggaggaaggctgTGGAGACCTGTTCTTCGAGCAACCAGCTCCTTGCTGCAG ACCCTTTGACCAGCCACATGGAGATGGTGACCGAGATTGTGGTTCCCACCGTGTGCACCCTCTCTATTTTGCTCAGCGCCATCTTCCTTATGTTCCTGCTGAGGAGAAGGAACTAG
- the map2k1 gene encoding dual specificity mitogen-activated protein kinase kinase 1 isoform X1 gives MQKRRKPEPIQLNPIPDGNAVNGTGASETNLEALQKKLEELELDEQQRKRLEAFLTQKQKVGELKDDDFEKICELGAGNGGVVFKVSHRPSGLIMARKSGAFQLIHLEIKPAIRNQIIRELQVLHECNSPYIVGFYGAFYSDGEISICMEHMDGGSLDQSLKKAGKIPEQILGKVSIAVIKGLSYLREKHKIMHRDVKPSNILVNSRGEIKLCDFGVSGQLIDSMANSFVGTRSYMSPERLQGTHYSVQSDIWSMGLSLVEMAIGRFPIPPPDAKELEQIFGCPIEGEVASSESSPKPRPPGRPGSSYGPDSRPPMAIFELLDYIVNEPPPKLPGIFSTDFQDFVNKCLIKNPAERADLKQLMIHPFIKQSEAEQVDFAGWLCSTIGLNKPGTPTHGTAM, from the exons ATGCAGAAGAGAAGGAAGCCAGAGCCGATCCAGCTCAACCCGATCCCCGATGGGAACGCCGTTAACGGCACCGGAGCCTCAGA AACCAACTTGGAGGCgctgcagaagaagctggaggagctggagctggatgagcAGCAGCGGAAGCGCCTGGAGGCCTTtctcacacagaagcagaaggtgGGAGAGCTCAAGGACGACGACTTCGAGAAGATCTGCGAGCTGGGCGCCGGCAACGGGGGGGTGGTGTTCAAGGTCTCCCACCGGCCCTCGGGCCTGATCATGGCGAGGAAG TCTGGTGCTTTCCAGCTGATCCACCTGGAGATCAAACCTGCCATCAGGAACCAGATCATTAgggagctgcaggtgctgcacGAGTGTAACTCCCCGTACATCGTGGGCTTTTACGGCGCCTTCTACAGCGACGGAGAGATCAGCATCTGCATGGAGCACATG GACGGCGGCTCTTTGGACCAGTCGCTAAAAAAAGCAGGCAAGATCCCTGAGCAGATCCTTGGCAAAGTCAGCATTGCC GTTATCAAAGGCCTCTCCTACCTGAGGGAGAAACACAAGATCATGCACAGAG ATGTCAAGCCTTCTAACATCCTGGTGAATTCCAGGGGTGAGATCAAGCTGTGCGACTTCGGAGTGAGCGGGCAGCTCATAGACTCCATGGCCAACTCCTTTGTGGGCACTCGCTCCTATATGTCT CCTGAGCGTTTGCAGGGCACTCATTACTCCGTCCAGTCAGACATATGGAGTATGGGTCTGTCCCTGGTGGAAATGGCCATTGGACGCTTCCCTATCCCCCCTCCTGATGCTAAGGAGCTGGAACAGATTTTTGGCTGCCCCATAGAAGGGGAAGTGGCCTCCAGCGAGTCCTCGCCAAAGCCGCGGCCTCCAGGGAGACCAGGAAGCT CGTATGGACCCGACAGCAGACCACCGATGGCAATATTTGAGCTGCTTGATTACATAGTCAatgag CCTCCACCAAAGCTTCCTGGGATTTTTAGCACAGACTTTCAGGACTTTGTCAATAAATG TTTGATCAAGAACCCTGCAGAGAGAGCAGATCTGAAACAGTTAATG ATTCACCCCTTCATCAAGCAGTCGGAGGCCGAGCAGGTGGACTTTGCAGGCTGGTTGTGCAGCACCATTGGACTCAATAAGCCTGGAACACCCACCCATGGAACCGCAATGTAA